Proteins encoded within one genomic window of Cellulomonas flavigena DSM 20109:
- a CDS encoding SDR family NAD(P)-dependent oxidoreductase: MTPTDTELALVTGGNRGLGRATALALAAHGTDVVLTYRNHEDEARGVVAEVEALGRRATALRLDTGDMPDVEGFAARLTAALDVTWGRGTLDILVNNAGHALPTPLGGTTAADLQSLFDVHVRGVFLLTQSLVPLLADGGRVVNVSSGLARIVRPGGHSTYAAMKAAVEALTRYWAVELGGRGITVNVVAPGPVATDFGGGAVRDTAALQAVLASQTALGRVGQASDIGALVAAVVSPAMGWVTGQRIEASGGISL, from the coding sequence ATGACCCCCACCGACACCGAACTCGCGCTCGTCACCGGCGGCAACCGCGGGCTGGGCCGGGCCACCGCGCTCGCGCTCGCCGCCCACGGCACGGACGTCGTGCTCACCTACCGCAACCACGAGGACGAGGCGCGGGGCGTCGTCGCCGAGGTCGAGGCGCTCGGCCGCCGAGCAACCGCGCTGCGGCTGGACACCGGCGACATGCCCGACGTCGAGGGGTTCGCCGCCCGGCTCACCGCGGCGCTCGACGTCACGTGGGGCCGCGGCACGCTGGACATCCTGGTCAACAACGCCGGGCACGCGCTGCCCACCCCGCTCGGCGGCACCACCGCGGCCGACCTGCAGTCCCTGTTCGACGTGCACGTGCGCGGCGTCTTCCTCCTCACCCAGTCCCTCGTGCCGCTGCTCGCCGACGGCGGCCGCGTCGTCAACGTGTCCAGCGGGCTCGCGCGGATCGTCCGCCCCGGCGGCCACTCCACGTACGCCGCGATGAAGGCGGCCGTGGAGGCGCTGACCCGGTACTGGGCCGTCGAGCTCGGCGGGCGGGGCATCACCGTCAACGTCGTCGCGCCGGGGCCCGTCGCCACGGACTTCGGGGGTGGTGCCGTGCGGGACACCGCCGCCCTGCAGGCGGTGCTCGCGTCGCAGACCGCGCTCGGCCGTGTCGGGCAGGCGTCGGACATCGGCGCGCTCGTCGCCGCCGTGGTCTCGCCCGCGATGGGCTGGGTGACGGGCCAGCGGATCGAGGCGTCGGGTGGCATCTCGCTGTGA
- a CDS encoding MarR family winged helix-turn-helix transcriptional regulator, whose protein sequence is MTSVTTDPAAAAPGAATSATTTSDDLGWQLGTLLTRWRTGVGAVLDGIPAGARGYQLLRVVTAAATAPTQAALAAHLGIDRTVMTYLLDDLCAAGLVERCPDPADRRVRRIAATAAGRTTLADVEQRAATAEDEVLHALTPDERTALRALLTRATGPAAPGEDRCALVGAAPTPRPTPPTGT, encoded by the coding sequence GTGACGAGCGTGACGACGGACCCCGCGGCGGCCGCCCCCGGGGCGGCCACCTCGGCGACGACGACCTCCGACGACCTCGGGTGGCAGCTCGGCACCCTGCTGACCCGGTGGCGCACGGGCGTCGGCGCCGTGCTCGACGGCATCCCCGCCGGCGCGCGCGGCTACCAGCTGCTGCGCGTCGTCACCGCCGCGGCGACCGCGCCCACGCAGGCCGCGCTCGCGGCCCACCTCGGCATCGACCGCACGGTGATGACGTACCTGCTCGACGACCTCTGCGCGGCCGGCCTCGTCGAACGCTGCCCCGACCCCGCCGACCGCCGCGTCCGCCGCATCGCCGCCACCGCCGCCGGCCGCACCACGCTGGCCGACGTCGAGCAGCGCGCCGCCACCGCCGAGGACGAGGTGCTGCACGCCCTGACCCCCGACGAGCGCACCGCGCTGCGCGCGCTGCTCACGCGCGCGACCGGCCCCGCCGCCCCGGGCGAGGACCGCTGCGCACTCGTCGGCGCCGCCCCCACCCCCCGCCCCACCCCGCCCACCGGAACCTGA